In Amia ocellicauda isolate fAmiCal2 chromosome 5, fAmiCal2.hap1, whole genome shotgun sequence, a genomic segment contains:
- the atp5f1c gene encoding ATP synthase F(1) complex subunit gamma, mitochondrial isoform X2, which produces MFSRTSALVFLPQCGQVRNMATLKDITIRLKSIKNIQKITKSMKMVAAAKYARAERSLKPARVYGTGALALYEKADIKAPEDKNKHIIIGVSSDRGLCGAIHSSVAKAMKYEIGNLTSAGKEVMVVSIGDKLRGLLHRTHGNHMLLNFKEVGRKPPTFGDASIIATELLNSGYEFDQGSIVFNRFRSVISYKTSEKPLYSIDTIASSENMGIYDDIDADVLRNYQEFALVNIIYFSMKESTTSEQSARMTAMDSASKNASEMIDKLTLTFNRTRQAVITKELIEIISGAAAL; this is translated from the exons ATGTTCTCCCGAACCAGCGCTCTGGTCTTTCTGCCACAATG tgGCCAAGTCAGAAACATGGCTACGCTGAAGGACA TCACCATTCGCTTGAAGTCCATCAAGAACATCCAGAAGATTACCAAGTCCATGAAGATGGTTGCTGCAGCCAAGTATGCCAGGGCTGAGCGCTCTCTGAAGCCGGCGCGTGTTTATGGGACCGGGGCCCTAG CCCTCTATGAGAAAGCCGATATCAAGGCTCCGGAGGACAAGAACAAGCACATTATTATTGGTGTTTCCTCCGACCGTGGCCTCTGCGGTGCCATTCACAGCAGTGTGGCCAAGGCCATGAAGTACGAGATTGGCAACCTGACCAGCGCTGGGAAGGAGGTCATGGTGGTTAGCATTGGGGACAAGCTGAGAGGTCTGCTCCACAG GACCCACGGAAATCACATGCTGTTGAATTTTAAGGAAGTGGGACGTAAACCCCCTACATTTGGGGATGCTTCCATAATTGCCACCGAACTGCTCAATTCGGGATATGAGTTTGACCAAGGCTCCATTGTTTTCAACCGGTTCAG GTCTGTAATTTCCTACAAAACCTCAGAGAAGCCGTTGTACTCTATTGATACCATTGCAAGTTCAG AAAACATGGGCATCTATGATGATATTGATGCTGATGTTCTGAGAAATTACCAGGAGTTTGCTCTGGTCAATATCATTTACTTCAGTATGAAGGAGTCCACCACCAGTGAACAGAGCGCCAGGATGACTGCCATGGACAGTGCTAGCAAGAATGCTT CTGAAATGATTGACAAGCTGACTCTTACATTCAACCGTACCCGTCAAGCCGTCATCACCAAAGAGCTTATTGAGATCATCTCTGGTGCTGCTGCTCT GTAA
- the atp5f1c gene encoding ATP synthase F(1) complex subunit gamma, mitochondrial isoform X1: protein MFSRTSALVFLPQCGQVRNMATLKDITIRLKSIKNIQKITKSMKMVAAAKYARAERSLKPARVYGTGALALYEKADIKAPEDKNKHIIIGVSSDRGLCGAIHSSVAKAMKYEIGNLTSAGKEVMVVSIGDKLRGLLHRTHGNHMLLNFKEVGRKPPTFGDASIIATELLNSGYEFDQGSIVFNRFRSVISYKTSEKPLYSIDTIASSENMGIYDDIDADVLRNYQEFALVNIIYFSMKESTTSEQSARMTAMDSASKNASEMIDKLTLTFNRTRQAVITKELIEIISGAAALN, encoded by the exons ATGTTCTCCCGAACCAGCGCTCTGGTCTTTCTGCCACAATG tgGCCAAGTCAGAAACATGGCTACGCTGAAGGACA TCACCATTCGCTTGAAGTCCATCAAGAACATCCAGAAGATTACCAAGTCCATGAAGATGGTTGCTGCAGCCAAGTATGCCAGGGCTGAGCGCTCTCTGAAGCCGGCGCGTGTTTATGGGACCGGGGCCCTAG CCCTCTATGAGAAAGCCGATATCAAGGCTCCGGAGGACAAGAACAAGCACATTATTATTGGTGTTTCCTCCGACCGTGGCCTCTGCGGTGCCATTCACAGCAGTGTGGCCAAGGCCATGAAGTACGAGATTGGCAACCTGACCAGCGCTGGGAAGGAGGTCATGGTGGTTAGCATTGGGGACAAGCTGAGAGGTCTGCTCCACAG GACCCACGGAAATCACATGCTGTTGAATTTTAAGGAAGTGGGACGTAAACCCCCTACATTTGGGGATGCTTCCATAATTGCCACCGAACTGCTCAATTCGGGATATGAGTTTGACCAAGGCTCCATTGTTTTCAACCGGTTCAG GTCTGTAATTTCCTACAAAACCTCAGAGAAGCCGTTGTACTCTATTGATACCATTGCAAGTTCAG AAAACATGGGCATCTATGATGATATTGATGCTGATGTTCTGAGAAATTACCAGGAGTTTGCTCTGGTCAATATCATTTACTTCAGTATGAAGGAGTCCACCACCAGTGAACAGAGCGCCAGGATGACTGCCATGGACAGTGCTAGCAAGAATGCTT CTGAAATGATTGACAAGCTGACTCTTACATTCAACCGTACCCGTCAAGCCGTCATCACCAAAGAGCTTATTGAGATCATCTCTGGTGCTGCTGCTCT GAATTGA
- the atp5f1c gene encoding ATP synthase F(1) complex subunit gamma, mitochondrial isoform X3 gives MFSRTSALVFLPQCGQVRNMATLKDITIRLKSIKNIQKITKSMKMVAAAKYARAERSLKPARVYGTGALALYEKADIKAPEDKNKHIIIGVSSDRGLCGAIHSSVAKAMKYEIGNLTSAGKEVMVVSIGDKLRGLLHRTHGNHMLLNFKEVGRKPPTFGDASIIATELLNSGYEFDQGSIVFNRFRSVISYKTSEKPLYSIDTIASSENMGIYDDIDADVLRNYQEFALVNIIYFSMKESTTSEQSARMTAMDSASKNASEMIDKLTLTFNRTRQAVITKELIEIISGAAAL, from the exons ATGTTCTCCCGAACCAGCGCTCTGGTCTTTCTGCCACAATG tgGCCAAGTCAGAAACATGGCTACGCTGAAGGACA TCACCATTCGCTTGAAGTCCATCAAGAACATCCAGAAGATTACCAAGTCCATGAAGATGGTTGCTGCAGCCAAGTATGCCAGGGCTGAGCGCTCTCTGAAGCCGGCGCGTGTTTATGGGACCGGGGCCCTAG CCCTCTATGAGAAAGCCGATATCAAGGCTCCGGAGGACAAGAACAAGCACATTATTATTGGTGTTTCCTCCGACCGTGGCCTCTGCGGTGCCATTCACAGCAGTGTGGCCAAGGCCATGAAGTACGAGATTGGCAACCTGACCAGCGCTGGGAAGGAGGTCATGGTGGTTAGCATTGGGGACAAGCTGAGAGGTCTGCTCCACAG GACCCACGGAAATCACATGCTGTTGAATTTTAAGGAAGTGGGACGTAAACCCCCTACATTTGGGGATGCTTCCATAATTGCCACCGAACTGCTCAATTCGGGATATGAGTTTGACCAAGGCTCCATTGTTTTCAACCGGTTCAG GTCTGTAATTTCCTACAAAACCTCAGAGAAGCCGTTGTACTCTATTGATACCATTGCAAGTTCAG AAAACATGGGCATCTATGATGATATTGATGCTGATGTTCTGAGAAATTACCAGGAGTTTGCTCTGGTCAATATCATTTACTTCAGTATGAAGGAGTCCACCACCAGTGAACAGAGCGCCAGGATGACTGCCATGGACAGTGCTAGCAAGAATGCTT CTGAAATGATTGACAAGCTGACTCTTACATTCAACCGTACCCGTCAAGCCGTCATCACCAAAGAGCTTATTGAGATCATCTCTGGTGCTGCTGCTCTGTGA
- the kin gene encoding DNA/RNA-binding protein KIN17, which yields MGKAEFLSPKAIGNRIKSKGLQKLRWYCQMCQKQCRDENGFKCHCLSESHQRQLLLASENPDQFMDYFSQEFKNDFLELIRRRFGTKRVHNNIVYNEYISDREHVHMNSTQWETLTDFTKWLGKEGYCKVDETPKGWYVQYIDRDPETIRRQEELEKKKRQDLDDEERSAKFIEEQVRRGKAGKEEETPMFTELKRESEEEKVTFNLSKGVVNPSASSSKSSPSLGPSALQAIGASGKRKESGYSSESKESKKKKSALDEIMEMEEQKKKSTRTDYWLHPNIVIKVVTKRLGEKYYKKKGVIKEVQDKYTAVVKMIDSGDKLKLDQSHLETVIPAPGKRVLVVNGNYRESEAMLDSIDEKRFCATLVLDSGRLRGRKVNGIPYEDFSKLA from the exons ATGGGTAAAGCAGAATTCCTCAGCCCTAAGGCAATAGGGAACAGGATAAAATCGAAAGGTCTCCAGAAACTGAGATGGTATTGCCAGATGTGTCAGAAACAGTGCCGAGATGAG AACGGGTTCAAGTGCCACTGCCTGTCCGAGTCTCACCAGAGACAGCTGCTGCTCGCCTCGGAGAACCCCGACCAGTTTATGGACTACTTCTCACA GGAGTTCAAGAATGACTTTTTGGAACTGATTAGAAGACGTTTTG gAACAAAGAGGGTCCACAACAACATTGTTTATAATGAGTACATCAGTGACCGGGAACACGTCCATATGAACTCTACACAGTGGGAAACTCTCACAGACTTCACTAAATGGTTGGGCAAAGAAG GTTACTGCAAAGTGGACGAGACACCTAAAGGCTGGTATGTTCAGTACATTGACCGGGATCCTGAGACCATCCGAAGACAGGAAGAACTGGAGAAGAAGAAAAGGCAGGATTTGGATGATGAAGAGAGAAGTGCCAAGTTCATCGAGGAGCAGGTTCGCAGAGGCAAAGCAGGCAAAGAAGAG GAAACGCCTATGTTCACGGaattaaagagagagagtgaagaaGAGAAGG taaCATTCAATTTGAGCAAGGGAGTGGTTAACCCCTCTGCGTCCTCTTCAAAGTCAAG TCCCTCTCTGGGTCCAAGTGCATTGCAAGCCATAGGAGCATCGGGAAAGAGGAAGGAATCTGGTTACAGCTCCGAATCGAAGGAATCTAAGAAGAAAAAGTCTGCCCTGGATGAAATCATGGAG aTGGAAGAGCAAAAAAAGAAGTCCACCAGAACAGATTACTGGCTGCATCCT AATATTGTAATCAAAGTGGTCACAAAGAGGCTGGGGGAAAAGTATTACAAGAAAAAAGGAGTAATAAAG GAAGTGCAAGACAAATACACGGCAGTTGTGAAGATGATCGACTCTGGTGACAAACTGAAGCTCGATCAGAGTCATCTGGAGACGGTCATTCCAGCACCAG GGAAACGGGTACTGGTGGTAAACGGCAACTACAGGGAGAGTGAGGCTATGCTGGATAGTATAGATGAGAAGAGATTCTGTGCCACTCTGGTCCTCGATTCG GGGCGCTTGAGAGGCCGGAAGGTTAATGGAATTCCCTATGAAGACTTCTCCAAACTGGCTTGA